A genomic stretch from Plasmodium brasilianum strain Bolivian I chromosome 9, whole genome shotgun sequence includes:
- a CDS encoding ribosome assembly protein 4 produces the protein MEVDSNNNVLTKEILIQFVNHENKATGPVINVPLSITKDNLDELINDLKKKKDDFIKEDLEDINYSFMINDKLPIKNSLYDAIKDNNISSENVLSIKYFPLNIFKVKKINTCCSTLPGHTNSILCLAFSPNSLHLATGSGDNTIRLWDINTQTPIATLKDHTNWVLAVLFSPDNKFLATAGMDQNVCVYDTHTGKLLNILTGHKKEVTTLCFEPLHLLKEVNIKKNSNDSMKRKKSHGIYKQNKSDDNKKKKTKDQNENTSNSYENNVKNGPINGESPEQSSEKTEITCKEEKNGNNENSEKHNFASNKNDINEKRSASEFSNKRDSYFVNSRLASAGKDGIIRINNILSNMVEKTLTGHTDTITCILWSGINEKNSRIYSSSRDTTVKIWNVNEGSLIYNFIGHKHWVNCISLNSERILKNGIYNLDVVINKTHIENCIEKARIIYQNFLKNQTNEKFVSGSDDGTLYLIDCLNNDTYKSTRLIGHQKTVIHAQFSPNGKLIASSSFDKSIRIWSGLDGTFLAVYRGHVGPVYKIAWSIDNNYVVSCSQDSTLKLWKINHLFVHFKKKENVSHFKEEEQKEGGTLLNANGANDVNEKDKNLTKKKKTKRNK, from the coding sequence ATGGAAGTTGACAGTAATAACAACGTACTTACAAAGGAAATACTAATTCAATTTGTTAATCACGAAAATAAAGCGACAGGGCCTGTAATTAATGTACCCCTATCAATTACAAAAGATAATTTAGatgaattaataaatgaccttaagaaaaaaaaagatgatttCATTAAAGAAGATTTGGAAGACATTAATTACTCATTTAtgataaatgataaattgcctataaaaaatagtttataTGATGctataaaagataataatataagtagtgaaaatgtattatccataaaatattttcccttaaatatttttaaagttaaaaaaattaatacttgTTGTTCTACCTTGCCTGGACATACAAATTCTATTCTTTGTTTAGCTTTTAGTCCAAATAGCTTGCATTTAGCTACAGGGTCAGGTGATAATACAATTCGTCTTTGGGATATTAATACCCAAACTCCAATTGCAACATTAAAAGATCATACAAATTGGGTGCTAGCCGTTTTGTTCTCACCAGATAATAAATTCCTAGCCACAGCAGGAATGGATCAAAATGTTTGTGTATATGACACACACACAgggaaattattaaatatattaacaggtcataaaaaagaagtaacTACCTTATGCTTTGAACCCCTACACTTGTTAAAGGAAGtcaacataaaaaaaaatagtaatgattcgatgaaaagaaaaaaatcgCATGGTATATACAAGCAAAACAAAAGTGatgataacaaaaaaaaaaaaacgaaagaccaaaatgaaaatacatCCAATTCTTATGAgaataatgttaaaaatgGCCCCATCAATGGGGAGTCACCTGAACAATCTAGcgaaaaaacagaaataacatgtaaggaagaaaaaaacgGAAATAACGAAAATAGCGAAAAGCACAACTTCGcaagtaataaaaatgatataaatgaaaagagaTCAGCCTCagaattttcaaataaaaggGACTCCTATTTTGTAAATAGTAGGTTAGCCAGTGCAGGAAAAGATGgaattataagaataaataatattcttagCAATATGGTTGAAAAAACGTTAACAGGTCATACGGATACAATAACATGTATATTATGGTCaggaataaatgaaaaaaacagcAGAATTTATAGCAGTTCAAGAGATACAACTGTTAAAATATGGAATGTCAATGAGGgttcattaatttataattttataggTCATAAACATTGGGTAAATTGCATATCATTAAATTCAGAAaggatattaaaaaatggtatATATAACCTAGACgttgtaataaataaaactcaTATTGAAAATTGTATTGAAAAGGCTAGAATTATATAtcagaattttttaaaaaatcagactaatgaaaaatttgtaaGTGGATCAGATGATGGCACTTTGTATTTAATTGAttgtttaaataatgataCTTATAAAAGTACAAGATTGATAGGTCATCAAAAAACAGTTATACATGCACAGTTCTCACCAAATGGAAAATTAATTGCATCTTCTTCTTTTGACAAAAGTATTAGAATTTGGTCCGGCTTAGATGGCACATTTTTAGCTGTTTATCGTGGGCATGTTGGACCTGTTTATAAAATTGCATGGTCAATAGATAACAACTACGTTGTTTCATGTAGTCAGGATAgtacattaaaattatggaaaataaaccatctatttgttcatttcaaaaaaaaagaaaacgtTTCTCATTTTAAAGAAGAAGAACAAAAGGAGGGAGGCACTCTCCTTAATGCAAACGGTGCAAACgatgtaaatgaaaaagataaaaatttaacaaaaaaaaaaaagacgaaaaggaacaaatag
- a CDS encoding hypothetical protein (conserved Plasmodium protein), translating to MISNELDYLKFIICDVFGHTCSEIVELILLYGNKLTINEIINLSNYEFSIVRNILLYLLIHNILDIHIIYDKSGECSHIASKYGKSNTTLGEKYSKGLHSNKKKTLKRNEAQVEEAGVTTGVTSEVNTGGNARASTREGLNLNEEIILLPDHENYKYMKGCKCALCICKIKRVEYFVIIKNIYVLVRYASIFYYIHPTHIKEKNEDNLENMNSFTSSRSSSTISSNVCYNFFVSDVILDDSLAYLDDTKNSSNSNNRSSSNNRSSSNNRSSSNNRSSSNNRSSSNNRSSSNNRSSSNNRSSSNNKNSSNNRSSTNNRSNIHNKNSSNNSSGNTFEESPERRDIINFIEKVLLMRVIKKGRITMENCLKNIRQDDYVEVCKKEIPNFSKKKLKLIFFQLLKKKFIKKCKYFNEHICENNKSISENNKSIFENKNSVCENNIIYDSTINYYTANTDNLSCNCNNDTSDLIKKNKIKDGSKNKDINFGHLEPSYHSNEVSLHNINPRESKNSEPINISEFSKNKNISIDNNINCISGMESISSVNNINHMNGISVHHKMQETSKTNTHNVTKKELTKKNKNSSIISKEMINTISNVKKRKIHDKKDNFQNDNNLKSSDNIEDILFNVHSEQEKNGNSKYKKRNQQNSFSDTIFCGNNRSNDSIGGITGISENISSNKHSNQGAQELHYNDKEDEGGKNAITILHKKREASCYMDNFSYDTNKFLNKGSMQNNLFEYLDNPFIYFQANNEVLSLLFLKQECFNFITNYFNLNEIGKCIFFFLLTNVQLTYCAEDNTYRDNPFYCSFENIEKYVIEKLKKKKIFIDKNTVLQNLNILIKYPEQLIKTQYNNIITYSVDFTNIKTIYKNKITSNVIENMNGSDALRIWSFLMSTPEQKLNDEVISENVLIPLNDVRKKLYNLLYYGYIKCHECNNSNNNKTYIKHSLSFSTNIYYTSNKIRENLYAIAKNIYIRKFYENNEINNLHNRSNMCISEKENYREVDICNNIKQVSTITATLKNDRNSSDERFVYNARSINRDRSINNDRSTNNDRSIKNDRSINNNRSKNSDRSINDDRSINYDRSINNDRSINNDRSINDDRSINNDRSINDDRNINDDRSINNDRSINDDRSINNDRSINDDRSINIDTSANNNSNVNRNTNNSNNSSSATNLNNINKKGITLTSREYAVDYLEISLINLDKLIFIFNI from the coding sequence atgaTAAGCAACGAACTAGATTATCTAAAGTTCATAATATGTGATGTATTTGGACATACTTGCAGTGAAATAGTAGaactaattttattatatggaaATAAATTAACCATTAacgaaattattaatttatccAATTATGAGTTCAGTATAGttagaaatattttgttatatctGTTGATCCACAATATTTTagatattcatataatttatgacAAATCAGGGGAATGTAGCCATATTGCCTCCAAATATGGAAAGAGTAACACGACCTTAGGGGAAAAGTACAGCAAGGGCCTTcattcaaataaaaagaagacgTTAAAAAGAAACGAAGCACAGGTAGAGGAAGCAGGAGTAACTACAGGAGTAACTTCAGAAGTAAACACAGGAGGAAACGCACGAGCAAGCACTAGGGAGGGTCTCAATTTGAACGAAgagattattttattaccgGATCACGAAAATTATAAGTACATGAAAGGATGTAAGTGTGCCTTGTGTatttgcaaaataaaaagagtagaatattttgttataattaaaaatatttatgttctTGTGAGATATGcctctatattttattacatccATCCAACacatataaaagaaaagaatgaaGATAACCtagaaaatatgaacagtttTACATCTTCTAGGTCTTCATCTACTATCAGTTCCAACGTATGTTACAATTTCTTTGTATCGGATGTAATACTTGACGATAGTTTAGCATATTTAGACGATACCAAGaacagtagtaatagtaataacaggagtagtagtaataacaggagtagtagtaataacaggagtagtagtaataacaggagtagtagtaataacagGAGTAGTAGTAACAACAGGAGTAGTAGTAACAACAGGAGTAGTAGTAACAACAGGAGTAGTAGTAACAACAAAAATAGTAGTAACAACAGGAGCAGCACCAACAATAGAAGCAACATCCACAACAAAAATAGTAGTAACAACAGTAGTGGTAACACCTTTGAAGAGAGCCCAGAAAGAAGAGACATAATAAACTTTATCGAAAAGGTACTTCTAATGAgagttattaaaaaaggtaGAATTACCATGGAAAATTGCTTAAAGAACATCAGACAGGATGATTATGTTGAGGTGTGTAAGAAAGAGATTCCAAattttagcaaaaaaaaattaaagttaatattttttcaattattaaaaaagaaatttataaaaaagtgtaagtattttaatgaacatatttgcgaaaataataaaagcataagtgaaaataataaaagtatatttgaaaataaaaatagcgtatgtgaaaataatatcatatatgACAGTactattaattattatactgCAAATACTGATAACTTATCTTGTAATTGCAATAATGACACATCAGAccttattaagaaaaataaaataaaagatggctcaaagaataaagatataaattttgGTCATTTAGAACCCTCATATCACTCTAATGAGGTTAGTCTTCACAATATTAACCCTAGGGAAAGCAAAAATAGTGAACCAATTAACATATCAGAGTTTTCaaagaataaaaacattagTATTGACAATAACATAAACTGCATTAGCGGCATGGAAAGTATTAGCAGTGTGAACAATATTAACCACATGAACGGTATTTCTGTTCATCACAAAATGCAGGAGACAAGCAAAACGAACACTCACAATGTAACAAAAAAGGAGTtaacaaaaaagaacaaaaatagcAGCATCATATCGAAAGAAATGATAAACACGATAagtaatgttaaaaaaagaaaaatacatgacaaaaaagataattttcaaaatgataataatttgaaaagtTCAGATAATATAGAAGACATACTTTTCAATGTACATAGTGAACAAGAGAAAAATGGGAATAgcaaatataagaaaaggAACCAGCAAAATAGTTTTAGTGATACTATTTTTTGTGGTAATAATAGAAGTAATGATAGTATTGGTGGTATTACTGGAATCAGCGAAAACATCAGCAGTAATAAACATAGTAATCAAGGCGCACAAGAACTACATTATAATGATAAAGAGGATGAGGGGGGAAAAAATGCCATAACAattttgcataaaaaaagagaggcCTCTTGTTACATGGACAACTTTTCATATGATAcgaacaaatttttaaataaagggAGCATGCAAAATAATCTCTTTGAATATCTTGATAACCCATTCATCTACTTCCAAGCAAATAATGAAGTATTAtctcttttatttctaaaacaagaatgttttaattttataacaaaCTATTTTAACCTGAACGAAATaggaaaatgtatatttttctttttattaactaaTGTTCAACTTACTTATTGTGCAGAGGACAACACATATAGGGATAATCCTTTTTATTGttcatttgaaaatatagaaaaatatgtaattgaaaaattaaaaaagaaaaaaatatttattgataaaaatacagtgttacaaaatttaaatatactgATAAAATATCCTGAACAGTTAATAAAAAcacaatataataacataattaCATATTCTGTTGATTTcacaaatattaaaacaatttataaaaacaaaataacatCTAATGtaatagaaaatatgaatGGTTCAGATGCATTAAGAATATGGAGCTTCCTCATGTCAACACCTGAGCAAAAATTGAATGATGAAGTTATCAGtgaaaatgtattaatacCTTTGAATGAtgttagaaaaaaattatataatttattatattatggaTATATAAAATGCCATGAGTGTAacaatagtaacaataacaaaaCTTATATTAAGCATTCCTTGTCCTTTtcaacaaatatttattatacaagTAACAAAATAAGGGAAAACTTATATGCCATagctaaaaatatttacattaggAAATTCTacgaaaataatgaaattaataacCTCCATAATAGGTCTAACATGTGTATCAGCGAGAAGGAAAACTACAGAGAAGTGGATATATGCAACAACATAAAACAAGTTAGTACCATCACTGCCACACTGAAGAACGACAGAAATAGTAGTGATGAAAGATTCGTTTACAACGCTAGAAGTATAAACAGAGATAGAAGTATAAACAACGATAGAAGTACAAACAATGATAGAAGCATAAAAAACGATAGAAGCATAAACAACAATAGAAGCAAAAACAGCGATAGAAGTATAAACGATGATAGAAGTATAAACTATGATAGAAGTATAAACAACGATAGAAGTATAAACAACGATAGAAGCATAAACGATGATAGAAGTATAAACAACGATAGAAGCATAAACGATGATAGAAATATAAACGATGATAGAAGTATAAACAACGATAGAAGCATAAACGATGATAGAAGTATAAACAACGATAGAAGCATAAACGATGATAGAAGTATAAACATTGATACAAGTgccaataataatagtaacgtTAATAGAAACACCAACAATAGCAACAACAGTAGCAGTGCCACCAACCTCaacaatataaacaaaaagggCATAACTTTAACATCACGGGAATATGCGGTAGATTACTTAGAAATAAGTTTGATCAATTTAGACAAgctaattttcatttttaacatCTGA
- a CDS encoding hypothetical protein (conserved Plasmodium protein), with translation MLNIKREILENDNSKLKNKENNHSVWNKITQNKINKEIQASSNKTVQKDYFNKNIKNVSSESNQNVISENSSEHNEAIIKEYESTEDENVKLSLICHSNVEKNATGLVKYEYCYICEMAKPCSCVEEHFQYEQDISTWNYGKIKSNIHSNFRDISNIMDKIQSSKKKLEDTKNNIELKKKENKNSFTVNLLFYHEIVKVIKRKLDNFRNGRTVVEDELGREAERKIAFNDEDGEHIMKKRLEALCDIEKKHLQLLQDLFEEYKDMEERML, from the exons ATGCTTAATATCAAAAGGGAAATATTAGAAAATGATAATtcgaaattaaaaaataaagaaaataatcaCTCCGTTTGGAATAAGATTACacagaataaaattaataaggaGATTCAGGCCTCTTCCAATAAGACTGTACAAAaagattattttaataagaatattaaaaacgtTTCCAGTGAAAGTAATCAAAATGTAATTAGCGAAAATAGTAGCGAACATAATGAAGCGATTATAAAAGAATACGAATCAACAGAAGACGAAAATGTGAAACTTTCCCTTATCTGTCACAGTAATGTT gAGAAAAATGCTACAGGACTCGTAAAATACGAATACTGCTACATATGCGAAATGGCCAAGCCCTGTTCTTGTGTGGAAGAGCATTTCCAATATGAGcaa GACATATCCACATGGAATTACGGAAAGATTAAGTCAAATATTCACTCTAATTTCAGAGATATATCG AATATTATGGATAAAATACAATCTAGcaagaaaaaattagaagataccaaaaataatatagagttaaagaaaaaggaaaataaaaacagcTTTACTGTTAATCTCTT ATTTTACCATGAAATAGTAAAAGtcattaaaagaaaattagaTAACTTCAGAAATGGGCGAACTGTGGTTGAGGATGAACTAg GAAGGGAAGCGGAGCGCAAAATCGCCTTT AATGATGAGGACGGGGAACATATCATGAAAAAAAGACTAGAAGCATTATGCGACATAGAAAA AAAGCACTTACAGTTGTTGCAAGATTTATTCGAGGAATACAAAGATATGGAGGAAAGAATGTTATGA